A window from Drosophila willistoni isolate 14030-0811.24 unplaced genomic scaffold, UCI_dwil_1.1 Seg578, whole genome shotgun sequence encodes these proteins:
- the LOC124461642 gene encoding uncharacterized protein LOC124461642, translating to MFINVLFVFSSFVFIAEFEQETVVEFWLISPKYCVEGTRGKCQSASLLKVDAYWIGVSLVLAILGVVSAGTFHTGDLTMAVVPCMSERLAFVALCRGQAPVEFFNSHLVRHCG from the exons atgtttattaacgttttgtttgtattttccAGTTTTGTGTTCATAGCAGAGTTCGAGCAGGAGACGGTCGTGGAGTTTTGGCTTATTTCGCCAAAATATTGCGTCGAGGGCACCCGGGGGAAATGCCAGTCAGCCTCTCTTTTAAAAG TTGACGCATACTGGATTGGGGTTTCTCTTGTGTTGGCAATCCTTGGTGTCGTGAGTGCCGGCACATTTCATACAGGCGACCTGACCATGGCAGTAGTTCCTTGTATGTCCGAACGCCTGGCATTTGTGGCACTGTGCCGGGGTCAGGCGCCTGTGGAATTTTTCAATTCTCACTTG gTGCGTCATTGCGGCTGA